Within the Thiohalobacter sp. IOR34 genome, the region TTCCGGATATTGAGAGCCTTCCACTGAAGCTGGGGATGCTGCCTGATACGCTCCGCCAACTCACCGTCGCCTGTCAGCAGTTCAGGAACGATCTCGCCACGCTCCAGCACCCGTTCCAGAAATTCGCGCTCGTGTGCCTCGAACGGCAGTACCATGGCCAGTCGCTCCCGGCATTCATCGACCAGCCGATCCATCCAGGCGCCCAGAACCTCCCGCTCGGGCACAGCATCCTCACGTAAAACGGGGAGCAGCTGTTGCTGCAGTTCCCGATAATCACAGCGGATGTCGGCCGGTGAGACGGCCCGCCAATCCTTGCGATTGCATGCGCCGTAGACGACAAACCCCAGCCTCAGCTTGTCACGATCGAGATTGCCAAACCTGAGCAACGCATGGGCATCGAAGAGATCCCGGCTGGCCTGTCTCGACAAGAGCGCCGCCAGCTTGCCGGCGGCGAGTTCGTGGAGATCGAGGATCGGTATGTCTTTCGCCTGGAATGTTCCTACGGGCCGTGAGTCCCGTCGTTGAATGGGCCATAGCGGTACCCTCAAGGTGAAGACCACGTCGATCTCCAGGTTGGCATTGCGCCCCAGGGCGTTGGTGTAGGCGAGCCGCCACTTTCCCCCGGCATGGGCTTCCGGCTGCCGGCGGATACCAAACCCTTCCCGACTGCACACGGCCATGATGGCCTGTTCGATCTGCTTTCGTTCGGCCTGCATACCCGCACGATCGACCGCCCCCACATAGTTCAGGTCGATGTCCACCGACAATCGGGGAAGATCGAAGATGAAGAGGTTGAGCGCCGTCCCACCTTTCAGGACGACCCGATCCTTGAGGTAAGGATGTCGTTGGAAGGCGTTCAGCAAACCGATCAGGCGAATCACCTTGTCCAGGGTCTCTGGTGGAAAACCAGTGGCGGCCGCCTCGGACTGGAGTTCTTGCAAAGTAAGGTTCACGCGACCTCCTCCCAGGCCCGTTCGAGAACGGCGGGGGGTACGATCAGGTTCCAGGAGGCCACCAGCTTCCCGGGCTCTCGCCGGCTACGCTCCAGGTAACAGGGCTGTTTGGGTACGTGCTTGCGCAACCTGTCCAGATGCGCCTCCTCCACCATCAGGGCATCGCGATGCTGCTCCAGAAAGAACCCCACCTTGGCCGCCACCGTTGCGCTCTTCAGTAACAGTGCATACTGAACCACCTGTCCCAGATCGAAATACTCCACCCCCTCCAGGGACCGCCAGACTTCCTCCCATCCTCCACCCAGATCGGGCCGGGCCAGCACATCCACCAGTGTCC harbors:
- a CDS encoding nucleotidyl transferase AbiEii/AbiGii toxin family protein, with product MNLTLQELQSEAAATGFPPETLDKVIRLIGLLNAFQRHPYLKDRVVLKGGTALNLFIFDLPRLSVDIDLNYVGAVDRAGMQAERKQIEQAIMAVCSREGFGIRRQPEAHAGGKWRLAYTNALGRNANLEIDVVFTLRVPLWPIQRRDSRPVGTFQAKDIPILDLHELAAGKLAALLSRQASRDLFDAHALLRFGNLDRDKLRLGFVVYGACNRKDWRAVSPADIRCDYRELQQQLLPVLREDAVPEREVLGAWMDRLVDECRERLAMVLPFEAHEREFLERVLERGEIVPELLTGDGELAERIRQHPQLQWKALNIRKHRGSL